A DNA window from Drosophila biarmipes strain raj3 chromosome 2R, RU_DBia_V1.1, whole genome shotgun sequence contains the following coding sequences:
- the LOC108030419 gene encoding juvenile hormone epoxide hydrolase 1: MKCLIVFGLIVALFGAFIGYGYVVFSDLTKPLPKPEFKDNTYWGPGDGKDHVPDEKIYEFKLQVPQAEIDDLRQQLNRTLKLTEPLDGIAFEYGFNTYALEQFVDYWRDKYLTKWDERQALFNSFKQYTTEIQGLNIHYIHEKASEEAKARKHVYPLLLLHGWPGSVREFFDFIPMLTKDQNITDYAFEVVAPSLVGYGWSDAATRPGFNAAEMATVMRNLMLRLGHKKFFVQGGDWGSIIGSNLATLYPENVIGYHSNMCVLHSPLAILKGIWGSFYPEKYLPSRFFVDHHFPVWDKWLELLQESGYFHIQATKPDTIGAALTSSPVGLASYILEKFQTCTNPGLQQDFGAIVTVFGLEAVLDNLMVYYLTNSATTAARFYLENVSKTYRDLQLDRVQSPVPMGCARFRFDLPSVTDWQLRDKFPNLKHSMYFQQGSHFAALEMPAMLFNDFTAFAAKIGLHGETNK, from the exons ATGAAGTGCCTGATAGTGTTTGGGCTGATTGTGGCCCTGTTCGGTGCCTTCATCGGCTACGGCTACGTGGTGTTCTCGGACCTGACCAAGCCCCTGCCCAAGCCCGAGTTCAAGGACAACACCTACTGGGGTCCTGGCGACGGCAAGGACCATGTGCCCGACGAGAAGATCTACGAGTTCAAGCTGCAGGTGCCCCAAGCGGAAATCGATGACCTGAGGCAGCAACTCAATCGCACGCTGAAGCTCACCGAGCCGCTGGACGGGATCGCCTTCGAGTACGGATTCAACACCTATGCGCTGGAGCAGTTTGTGGACTACTGGCGGGACAAGTACCTGACCAAGTGGGATGAGCGCCAGGCACTGTTCAACTCGTTCAAGCAGTACACGACCGAAATTCAGGG TCTGAACATCCACTACATTCACGAGAAGGCCTCCGAGGAAGCGAAGGCCAGGAAGCATGTGTaccccctgctgctgctccacgGCTGGCCGGGATCGGTGCGCGAGTTCTTCGATTTCATACCCATGCTCACCAAGGACCAAAACATCACGGACTACGCTTTCGAGGTCGTGGCTCCTTCTCTCGTGGGATACGGATGGTCTGAT GCAGCAACTCGTCCCGGCTTCAATGCCGCCGAAATGGCCACCGTGATGCGCAACTTGATGCTGCGTCTGGGTCACAAGAAGTTCTTTGTCCAAGGTGGAGACTGGGGCAGCATCATTGGCAGCAACCTGGCCACCCTCTACCCAGAGAACGTGATCGGTTACCACTCCAACATGTGCGTCCTGCACTCGCCCCTGGCCATTTTGAAGGGAATCTGGGGCAGCTTCTACCCGGAGAAGTACCTGCCCTCCAGGTTCTTTGTGGATCACCACTTCCCCGTGTGGGACAAATGGCTGGAGCTGCTTCAGGAGAGCGGCTACTTCCACATCCAGGCCACCAAGCCGGATACGATCGGGGCGGCTCTGACCTCTAGTCCCGTGGGCTTGGCCTCCTACATCCTGGAGAAGTTCCAGACCTGCACGAATCCCGGCCTGCAGCAGGACTTCGGGGCCATAGTGACGGTCTTCGGTCTGGAGGCAGTGCTGGACAACCTGATGGTCTACTACCTGACCAACTCGGCCACCACGGCGGCTCGTTTCTATCTGGAGAACGTGTCCAAGACCTACAGGGATCTGCAGCTGGACCGAGTGCAGTCCCCGGTGCCCATGGGCTGTGCCCGCTTCCGGTTCGACCTGCCCTCGGTGACCGACTGGCAGCTGAGGGACAAGTTCCCCAACCTAAAGCACTCCATGTACTTCCAGCAGGGCAGCCACTTCGCCGCCCTGGAGATGCCGGCCATGTTGTTCAATGACTTCACCGCCTTCGCCGCGAAGATTGGCCTGCATGGCgagacgaataaataa